A window from Myripristis murdjan chromosome 11, fMyrMur1.1, whole genome shotgun sequence encodes these proteins:
- the eppk1 gene encoding epiplakin, whose translation MDSVTPDTDGKQNGYTKVHSPVAGVLLEKTKEKITIYQAMKKRLLKPGTALALLEAQAATEGIIDPVNNRKLPVEDAVKEGLVGPEMKEKLTAAEKAIHGYTDPYTNETISVFQAMQKDLVPRDYGLRLLEAQISTQGLFDPVEKRNISVESAINKGYYEKDLLRDQMEELRVFYDPNSQENLSYRHLLEKCMVEPDTGLLLLPVCVTFKGLRRGVSSTELLESKIIDKETYDDLQRGKTTTQDVMLMETVKEYLEGKGSISGIAIVSTSERMSIFQAMKQGLLMPGTALVLLEAQAATGFMIDPVENKTYSVDEAIKNKLVGPEYHAKLLSAERAVTGYKDPYTGETISLFQALSKDFIVKEHGIRLLEAQIATGGIIDPVNSHRLPVEVAYKRGYFDEKMNSILEDSGDDTKGFFDPNTNDNLTYLQLMERCVTDPATGLCLLPLFDKSDKGSTIFIDYQTKMAFKEEKVKVPCGKYMGMTVSLWELLMSEYFNEHQRQDIIQKYKQGKLKISMIITTVLEVIEKSVKTNVTFEGIRETVTATQLLEADIISKKDLEDLKTGKKTAKEFTEDENVNMYLHGKDSIAGVLLPDSQILTIYQARQKGKLMPGTALILLEAQAATGFIIDPIGNRRFSVDDAVKAKIVGPDLCQKLRSAEKAVTGYKDPHDGKIISLFQAMQKDLILQDHGIRLLEAQIATGGIIDPVNSHRIPVHVAYKRGYFNEEMNQILSDPSDDTKGFFDPNTHENLTYLQLMARCITDPSTGLCLFPLKGKSNKIIIDDHMKETFRATTVSVRYGRFCGKHTTLWDLINSEYLAENKRQELFKLYKSRKITVEQITVIILEIIESKEIKQQEALDFEGLRGNISVVDLLKLGIVDEKTYSSMVDGKLTSTDVMKIDSVRTYLQGKSCVAGVVLQPSNQRLSIYDAQKKGILTPGTALCLLEAQAATGFIVDPVKNKKFTVEQALKEKVIGPQVYEKLLSAEKAVTGYKDPYTDEKISLFQAMKKDLIVKQHAIRLLEAQIATGGIIDPLKCLHLPLEVAYREGYFDSELNQILSDPSDDTKGFFNPNTQENLTYMEMLDRCIKDKETGLFLLPLNEKAKAREIKEKIHTDTEIKQEFEKTAVNISMGRYSGKSVSLWELIHSGYFTQDQRLELIEKYRTGKITTHSITTLVISTITKLEQSENCRTTMGLRKPVSAQQLLDSDIIDANTFNSVKEGKLTFESVMECESVKGYLKGTGSIAGILIHPSKKVISIYEAKTQGLLTPGTALVLLEAQAATGYIIDPLKNESYTVDEASKENVVGPDVHEQLLLAERAVTGYVDPYTDATISLFEAMSKDLIQRSYGIRLLQAQIATGGVIDPVQSHRLPVHVAKKKGYFDEEMDQILLGTSEETKQFFNPNTKENLTYLQLMKKCETDQKTGLLLLPLYEEKSHVFHTDEQTELTFTNKMIALNAGKFQGKEVSLWEVLLSEYISEQKREQLIQQYKTGAMKIEEIIEIVTVIITEVTSKEKKFKGLRKRVSASELYESKIISKELFTQIIQGEVTEENVNKMESIQKYLGATNCIAGVRIESTKKVMSIYEAKSKGLLTPGTSLVLLEAQAATGFVIDPVNNKKLSVEEAVAQGVVGREWKNKLLSAERAVTGYKDPYTGDIISLFQALKKDLIVKDHGIRLLEAQIATGGIIDPVYSHRVPVQVAYQRGYFDEEMNQILSDPDDDTKGFFDPNTQENLTYLQLVERCVRDPISGLSLLVIVKKGEFYFFVDEATKLILKSTTTTRAGGKYQGKTVSLWDLLYSKYITEEKRRELVQQYKSGAITIERFLEIILTIIQQQTTTSTSSIITCQAPEKTTESSKTKTTITTTTATETSQTTNFHGIRKDVTADELLESKIIDEDLYKDLNTGKVTVNEVSEMDSVRQYLEGTNSIAGVYLQSSEETMSIYEAKSKGLLTPGTSLVLLEAQAATGFVIDPVNNKKLSVEEAVTQRLVGNEWKNKLLSAERAVTGYKDPYTGGIISLFQALKKDLIVKDHGIRLLEAQIATGGIIDPVHSHRVPVQVAYQRGYFDEEMNQILSDPDDDTKGFFDPNTQENLTYLQLVERCVRDPITGLSLLVIVKKGEFYFFVDEATKLILKSTTTTRAGGKYQGKTVSLWDLLYSKYITEEKRRELVQQYKSGAITIERFLEIILTIIEKQTTTISTSSIITCQAPEKTTESSKTKTTITTTTVTETSQTTNFHGIRKDVTADELLKSKIIDEDLYKDLNTGKVTVNEISEMDSVRQYLEGTNSIAGVYLQSTKETMSIYEAKSKGLLTPGTSLVLLEAQAATGFVIDPVNNKKLSVEEAVTEGLVGREWKNKLLSAERAVTGYKDPYTGGIISLFQTLKKDLIVKDHGIRLLEAQIATGGIIDPVYSHRVPVQVAYQRGYFDEEMNQILSDPDDDTKGFFDPNTQENLTYLQLVERCVRDPISGLSLLVIVKKGEFYFFVDEATKLILKSTTTTRAGGKYQGKTVSLWDLLYSKYITEEKRRELVQQYKSGAITIERFLEIILTIIQQQTTTSTSSIITCQAPEKTTESSKTKTTITTTTVTETSQTTNFHGIRKDVTADELLESKIIDKDLYKDLNTGKVTVNEVSEMDSVRQYLEGTNSIAGVYLQSSEETMSIYEAKTKGLLTPGTSLVLLEAQAATGFVIDPVNNKKLSVEEAVTQGLVGNEWKNKLLSAERAVTGYKDPYTGGIISLFQALKKDLIVKDHGIRLLEAQIATGGIIDPVHSHRVPVQVAYQRGYFDEEMNQILSDPDDDTKGFFDPNTQENLTYLQLVERCVRDPITGLSLLVIVKKGEFYFFVDEATKLILKSTTTTRAGGKYQGKTVSLWDLLYSKYITEEKRRELVQQYKSGAITIERFLEIILTIIEKQTTTISTSSIITCQAPEKTTESSKTKTTITTTTATETSQTTNFHGIRKDVTADELLESKIIDEDLYKDLNTGKVTVNEVSEMDSVRQYLEGTNSIAGVYLQSTKETMSIYKAKSKGLLTPGTSLVLLEAQAATGFVIDPVNNKKLSVEEAVTEGLVGREWKNKLLSAERAVTGYKDPYTGGIISLFQALKKDLIVKDHGIRLLEAQIATGGIIDPVHSHRVPVQVAYQRGYFDEEMNQILSDPDDDTKGFFDPNTQENLTYLQLVERCVRDPITGLSLLVIVKKGEFYFFVDEATKLILKSTTTTRAGGKYQGKTVSLWDLLYSKYITEEKRRELVQQYKSGAITIERFLEIILTIIQQQTTTSTSSIITCQAPEKTTESSKTKTTITTTTVTETSQTTNFHGIRKDVTADELLESKIIDEDLYKDLNTGKVTVNEVSEMDSVRQYLEGTNSIAGVYLQSSEETMSIYEAKSKGLLTPGTSLVLLEAQAATGFVIDPVNNKKLSVEEAVTQGLVGREWKNKLLSAERAVTGYKDPYTGGIISLFQALKKDLIVKDHGIRLLEAQIATGGIIDPVHSHRVPVQVAYQRGYFDEEMNQILSDPDDDTKGFFDPNTQENLTYLQLVERCVKDPITGLSLLPLHK comes from the coding sequence ATGGACTCTGTCACTCCTGATACCGACGGGAAGCAAAATGGCTACACAAAGGTCCATAGCCCTGTGGCTGGGGTACTTCTGGagaagacaaaagagaaaataacCATATATCAAGCCATGAAAAAACGTCTTCTGAAGCCAGGAACAGCATTAGCCCTGCTTGAAGCACAAGCTGCCACTGAGGGCATCATAGACCCAGTGAACAATCGAAAACTTCCTGTTGAAGATGCTGTTAAAGAAGGACTAGTTGGACCAGAGATGAAAGAGAAACTGACAGCAGCTGAGAAAGCTATCCATGGTTATACAGACCCCTACACTAACGAAACAATCTCTGTTTTCCAAGCTATGCAAAAGGATTTAGTCCCAAGGGATTATGGCTTGAGGCTGCTGGAAGCACAGATATCTACACAAGGCCTGTTTGATCCTGTTGAAAAGAGGAATATTTCAGTGGAGTCAGCAATAAATAAGGGCTACTATGAAAAAGACTTGCTCAGAGACCAGATGGAGGAGCTCAGAGTGTTCTACGATCCAAACTCACAAGAAAATCTCAGCTATCGACATCTCCTGGAGAAATGTATGGTGGAACCTGATACAGGCCTGTTGTTGCTCCCTGTTTGCGTCACCTTCAAAGGTCTGCGTAGAGGCGTTTCCTCCACTGAACTCCTTGAAAGTAAGATCATTGACAAAGAAACATATGATGACTTGCAGAGGGGTAAGACCACAACACAGGATGTGATGCTAATGGAAACTGTAAAAGAATACCTAGAGGGCAAAGGCAGTATCTCAGGCATTGCAATAGTCTCGACCAGTGAGAGAATGAGTATCTTTCAAGCCATGAAGCAAGGCTTACTAATGCCTGGAACAGCATTAGTTCTGCTGGAGGCACAAGCTGCAACTGGATTCATGATAGAtcctgtggaaaacaaaacGTACAGTGTAGATGAAGCCATCAAAAACAAGCTTGTTGGCCCAGAATATCATGCAAAGCTGCTTTCTGCTGAGCGGGCGGTAACTGGATACAAAGACCCATACACAGGTGAAaccatctctctttttcaagcACTATCAAAAGATTTTATTGTAAAAGAACATGGGATCCGATTACTTGAGGCTCAGATTGCAACAGGTGGAATCATAGACCCAGTCAACAGTCATAGACTTCCTGTGGAAGTGGCCTACAAGAGGGGTTATTTTGATGAGAAGATGAATTCCATACTAGAAGACTCAGGAGATGACACAAAAGGCTTCTTTGACCCAAACACAAATGATAATCTAACCTATCTCCAACTGATGGAAAGGTGTGTGACTGATCCTGCCACAGGACTCTGCCTCCTCCCACTCTTTGATAAGTCAGATAAGGGGAGTACCATCTTCATCGACTACCAAACTAAAATGGCTTTCAAAGAAGAGAAGGTCAAAGTGCCATGTGGAAAGTACATGGGAATGACAGTATCTCTGTGGGAGCTACTAATGTCAGAATACTTTAATGAACACCAGAGGCAGGACATCATTCAAAAGTACAAACAGGGGAAGCTTAAAATCAGCATGATCATTACAACAGTTCTGGAAGTCATAGAGAAGTCTGTGAAAACTAATGTCACCTTTGAAGGCATCAGGGAAACTGTGACAGCAACCCAGCTTCTAGAGGCAGATATCATAAGTAAGAAGGACCTGGAAGATCTTAAAACAGGAAAGAAGACAGCAAAGGAGTTTACAGaggatgaaaatgtaaatatgtacCTGCATGGGAAAGACAGCATTGCAGGTGTTCTGCTTCCTGATTCTCAGATCTTGACCATCTACCAGGCCAGGCAGAAAGGAAAGCTGATGCCAGGAACTGCTCTGATTCTACTGGAGGCCCAAGCAGCAACAGGGTTCATTATTGATCCTATTGGAAACAGAAGATTTTCAGTGGATGATGCTGTGAAAGCAAAGATTGTAGGACCAGACCTTTGTCAAAAGTTACGCTCAGCAGAGAAAGCTGTCACTGGATACAAAGATCCACATGACGGCAAAATTATCTCATTGTTTCAGGCCATGCAGAAAGACCTCATTCTACAAGATCATGGAATTCGCCTGCTAGAGGCCCAAATTGCCACTGGAGGAATCATTGATCCTGTGAACAGCCACCGCATTCCTGTCCATGTGGCTTATAAGAGAGGATATTTTAATGAGGAAATGAATCAGATCCTGAGTGATCCAAGTGATGACACCAAAGGGTTCTTTGACCCCAATACACATGAGAACCTAACATACTTGCAGCTCATGGCAAGATGCATCACAGATCCCAGTACAGGCCTGTGCCTCTTTCCACTCAAAGgcaaaagcaataaaattaTCATCGATGATCACATGAAGGAAACATTTAGGGCAACAACAGTCAGTGTTAGGTATGGCAGATTCTGTGGCAAGCATACAACACTGTGGGATCTCATTAACTCAGAATATCTGGCTGAGAATAAAAGACAGGAGTTATTCAAGCTCTACAAGTCAAGGAAAATCACAGTTGAGCAAATAACTGTCATTATTTTGGAGATCATTGAAAGCAAGGAGATAAAACAGCAGGAGGCACTGGATTTTGAGGGCCTACGAGGCAACATCTCTGTTGTGGATCTTTTGAAGCTGGGAATTGTGGATGAAAAAACATACAGTAGTATGGTAGATGGAAAGCTGACAAGCACTGATGTGATGAAGATAGACAGTGTGAGAACCTATCTACAAGGAAAAAGCTGTGTAGCTGGGGTGGTACTTCAACCGTCCAATCAGAGACTAAGCATCTATGATGCACAGAAAAAGGGCATTCTGACACCTGGTACTGCCCTTTGTCTTCTTGAGGCACAAGCAGCCACAGGATTCATTGTTGATcctgtcaaaaacaaaaaatttacTGTAGAGCAGGCTCTCAAAGAGAAGGTAATTGGCCCTCAGGTATATGAAAAGCTCTTGTCAGCAGAGAAAGCTGTCACTGGTTACAAAGATCCATACACTGATGAAAAGATTTCTCTTTTTCAAGCCATGAAAAAAGATCTTATTGTGAAGCAGCATGCCATCCGTTTACTTGAGGCTCAGATTGCCACAGGTGGTATCATTGACCCCTTGAAGTGCCTTCACTTACCACTAGAGGTTGCATACAGAGAGGGATATTTCGACTCAGAACTTAATCAAATTCTGTCTGACCCCAGTGATGACACCAAAGGTTTTTTTAAcccaaacacacaagaaaatctGACTTACATGGAAATGCTGGACCGCTGcataaaagataaagaaacaggTCTGTTTCTCCTTCCACTGAACGAAAAGGCCAAAGCTAGGGAAATAAAGGagaaaatacacactgacacagagataaaaCAAGAGTTTGAAAAGACAGCTGTCAACATATCAATGGGCCGCTATTCTGGAAAATCAGTTTCTCTTTGGGAACTGATCCACTCTGGGTACTTCACACAGGATCAACGGCTTGAGTTGatagaaaaatacagaacagGGAAGATAACCACCCACAGCATAACCACATTGGTAATTTCAACCATTACAAAACTGGAGCAAAGTGAGAACTGCAGAACAACAATGGGCCTGAGAAAGCCTGTGTCTGCCCAACAGCTTCTAGATTCTGATATAATTGATGCAAATACATTCAACAGTGTGAAAGAAGGGAAACTCACTTTTGAATCAGTAATGGAATGTGAATCTGTGAAAGGATACCTGAAAGGAACTGGAAGCATTGCTGGAATACTGATTCATCCATCCAAGAAAGTTATAAGCATCTATGAAGCAAAAACGCAAGGTCTGTTGACACCTGGCACCGCACTTGTACTACTTGAAGCACAGGCTGCAACAGGATACATCATCGACCCTCTCAAGAATGAATCCTACACTGTTGATGAAGCATCAAAAGAAAATGTAGTTGGTCCAGATGTACATGAACAACTCCTGTTAGCTGAACGAGCAGTCACTGGCTATGTGGATCCATACACAGATGCAACAATATCATTGTTTGAAGCCATGAGTAAAGATCTGATTCAAAGAAGCTATGGTATTCGTCTTCTTCAGGCACAAATAGCAACTGGGGGCGTCATTGACCCTGTTCAAAGTCACAGGCTTCCTGTTCATGTTGCAAAGAAGAAAGGATATTTTGATGAAGAAATGGACCAGATTTTGTTGGGTACCAGTGAAGAGACAAAGCAATTCTTCAACCCAAACACCAAGGAAAACCTTACTTACCTCCAGCTGATGAAAAAATGTGAGACAGACCAAAAAACTGGCCTTCTTCTTCTACCACTCTATGAAGAAAAATCACATGTTTTCCACACAGATGAACAAACAGAGCttacattcacaaacaaaatgattGCCTTAAATGCAGGGAAGTTTCAAGGCAAAGAAGTGTCACTGTGGGAAGTGCTATTGTCTGAATACATTTCAGAACAAAAGAGGGAACAGCTCATACAACAATACAAGACAGGAGCTATGAAAATAGAGGAGATCATTGAGATAGTCACTGTAATCATTACTGAAGTAACATCCAAAGAGAAAAAATTCAAAGGCCTGAGAAAGAGAGTCTCGGCCAGTGAACTATATGAGTCAAAAATTATCTCAAAAGAGCTTTTCACACAGATAATACAGGGGGAAGTAACTGAGGAGAATGTGAACAAAATGGAATCAATTCAAAAGTACCTTGGAGCTACTAATTGTATCGCAGGTGTCAGAATTGAATCCACAAAGAAAGTCATGAGCATCTACGAAGCCAAGTCCAAAGGCCTTCTGACCCCTGGTACTTCTCTGGTTCTGCTGGAGGCTCAGGCTGCCACTGGCTTTGTCATAGATCCAGTGAACAACAAGAAACTTTCTGTAGAGGAAGCTGTGGCTCAAGGAGTGGTTGGCCgtgagtggaaaaacaaacttctTTCAGCAGAAAGAGCAGTGACAGGATACAAAGATCCCTATACAGGAGACATTATTTCTTTGTTCCAGGCCTTGAAAAAAGATCTCATTGTCAAAGACCATGGAATTCGCCTCCTTGAAGCACAAATTGCAACAGGGGGCATAATCGATCCAGTGTATAGCCATCGAGTGCCTGTACAGGTGGCATACCAAAGAGGCTACTTTGATGAAGAAATGAATCAGATTCTGTCTGACCCTGATGATGACACCAAGGGCTTTTTTGACCCCAACACCCAAGAGAATCTCACCTATCTCCAGCTGGTCGAGAGGTGTGTCAGAGATCCCATTAGTGGCCTTAGCCTACTGGTCATTGTGAAGAAGGGAGAGTTCTACTTCTTTGTTGATGAGGCAACAAAACTCATTCTGAAAtctacaacaacaaccagaGCAGGAGGGAAATACCAAGGAAAGACTGTGTCTCTGTGGGATCTGCTATATTCTAAATACAtcacagaagagaagagaagagaactTGTACAGCAGTACAAGTCTGGAGCTATCACAATTGAACGCTTCCTGGAGATAATACTGACAATCATTCAACAGCAGACCACAACCTCAACATCCTCAATAATCACCTGCCAAGcaccagaaaaaacaacagagagcagcaaaacaaaaactaccaTCACCACTACCACAGCCACAGAGACAAGTCAGACCACAAATTTCCATGGGATCAGGAAGGATGTCACTGCTGATGAGCTGCTCGAATCAAAAATCATTGATGAAGATCTGTACAAAGATCTAAATACAGGAAAGGTCACAGTGAATGAAGTAAGTGAAATGGACTCGGTCCGGCAGTACCTAGAGGGGACCAACAGCATTGCAGGGGTGTATCTGCAGTCAAGTGAAGAAACCATGAGCATTTATGAAGCCAAGTCCAAAGGCCTTCTGACCCCTGGTACTTCTCTGGTTCTGCTGGAGGCCCAGGCTGCCACTGGCTTTGTCATAGATCCAGTGAACAACAAGAAACTTTCTGTAGAGGAAGCTGTGACTCAAAGGCTGGTTGGTAatgagtggaaaaacaaacttctTTCAGCAGAAAGAGCAGTGACAGGATACAAGGATCCCTACACAGGAGGCATTATTTCTTTGTTCCAGGCCTTGAAAAAAGATCTCATTGTCAAAGACCATGGAATTCGCCTCCTTGAAGCACAAATTGCAACAGGCGGCATAATTGACCCGGTGCACAGCCATCGAGTGCCTGTACAGGTGGCATACCAAAGAGGCTACTTTGATGAGGAAATGAATCAGATTCTGTCTGACCCTGACGATGACACCAAGGGCTTTTTTGACCCCAACACCCAAGAAAATCTCACCTATCTCCAGCTGGTCGAGAGGTGTGTCAGAGATCCCATTACTGGCCTTAGCTTATTGGTCATTGTGAAGAAGGGAGAGTTCTACTTCTTTGTTGATGAGGCAACAAAACTCATTCTGAAAtctacaacaacaaccagaGCAGGAGGGAAATACCAAGGAAAGACTGTGTCTCTGTGGGATCTGCTGTATTCTAAATACAtcacagaagagaagagaagagaactCGTTCAGCAGTACAAGTCTGGAGCTATCACAATTGAACGCTTCCTGGAGATAATACTGACAATCATTGAAAAGCAGACCACAACAATTTCAACATCTTCAATAATCACCTGCCAAGcaccagaaaaaacaacagagagcagcaaaacaaaaactaccaTCACCACTACCACAGTCACAGAGACAAGTCAGACAACAAATTTCCATGGGATCAGGAAGGATGTCACTGCTGATGAGCTGctcaaatcaaaaatcattGATGAAGATCTGTACAAAGATCTAAATACAGGAAAGGTCACAGTGAACGAAATAAGTGAAATGGACTCGGTCCGGCAGTACCTAGAGGGGACCAACAGCATTGCAGGGGTGTATCTGCAGTCCACCAAGGAGACAATGAGCATTTATGAAGCCAAGTCCAAAGGCCTTCTGACCCCTGGTACTTCTCTGGTTCTGCTGGAGGCCCAGGCTGCCACTGGCTTTGTCATAGATCCAGTGAACAACAAGAAACTTTCTGTAGAGGAAGCTGTGACTGAGGGACTGGTTGGCCgtgaatggaaaaacaaacttctTTCAGCAGAAAGAGCAGTGACAGGATACAAAGATCCCTACACAGGAGGCATTATTTCTTTGTTCCAGACCTTGAAAAAAGATCTCATTGTCAAAGACCATGGAATTCGCCTCCTTGAAGCACAAATTGCAACAGGGGGCATAATCGATCCAGTGTACAGCCATCGAGTGCCTGTACAGGTGGCATACCAAAGAGGCTACTTTGATGAGGAAATGAATCAGATTCTGTCTGACCCTGACGATGACACCAAGGGCTTTTTTGACCCCAACACCCAAGAGAATCTCACCTATCTTCAGCTGGTCGAGAGGTGTGTCAGAGATCCCATTAGTGGCCTTAGCCTACTGGTCATTGTGAAGAAGGGAGAGTTCTACTTCTTTGTTGATGAGGCAACAAAACTCATTCTGAAAtctacaacaacaaccagaGCAGGAGGGAAATACCAAGGAAAGACTGTGTCTCTGTGGGATCTGCTATATTCTAAATACAtcacagaagagaagagaagagaactTGTACAGCAGTACAAATCTGGAGCTATCACAATTGAACGCTTCCTGGAAATAATACTGACCATCATTCAACAGCAGACCACAACCTCAACATCCTCAATAATCACCTGCCAAGcaccagaaaaaacaacagagagcagcaaaacaaaaactaccaTCACCACTACCACAGTCACAGAGACAAGTCAGACCACAAATTTCCATGGGATCAGGAAGGATGTCACTGCTGATGAGCTGCTCGAATCAAAAATCATTGATAAAGATCTGTACAAAGATCTAAATACAGGAAAGGTCACAGTGAATGAAGTAAGTGAAATGGACTCGGTCCGGCAGTACTTAGAGGGGACCAACAGCATTGCAGGGGTGTATCTGCAGTCAAGTGAAGAAACCATGAGCATTTATGAAGCCAAGACCAAAGGCCTTCTGACCCCTGGTACTTCTCTGGTTCTGCTGGAGGCTCAGGCTGCCACTGGCTTTGTCATAGATCCAGTGAACAACAAGAAACTTTCTGTAGAGGAAGCTGTGACTCAAGGCCTGGTTGGTAatgagtggaaaaacaaacttctTTCAGCAGAAAGAGCAGTGACAGGATACAAGGATCCCTACACAGGAGGCATTATTTCTTTGTTCCAGGCCTTGAAAAAAGATCTCATTGTCAAAGACCATGGAATTCGCCTCCTTGAAGCACAAATTGCAACAGGCGGCATAATTGACCCGGTGCATAGCCATCGAGTGCCTGTACAGGTGGCATACCAAAGAGGCTACTTTGATGAAGAAATGAATCAGATTCTGTCTGACCCTGACGATGACACCAAGGGCTTTTTTGACCCCAACACCCAAGAAAATCTCACCTATCTCCAGCTGGTTGAGAGGTGTGTCAGAGATCCCATTACTGGCCTTAGCTTATTGGTCATTGTGAAGAAGGGAGAGTTCTATTTCTTTGTTGATGAGGCAACAAAACTCATTCTGAAAtctacaacaacaaccagaGCAGGAGGGAAATACCAAGGAAAGACTGTGTCTCTGTGGGATCTGCTATATTCTAAATACAtcacagaagagaagagaagagaactCGTACAGCAGTACAAGTCTGGAGCTATCACAATTGAACGCTTCTTGGAGATAATACTGACAATCATTGAAAAGCAGACCACAACAATTTCAACATCTTCAATAATCACCTGCCAAGcaccagaaaaaacaacagagagcagcaaaacaaaaactaccaTCACCACTACCACAGCCACAGAGACAAGTCAGACCACAAATTTCCATGGGATCAGGAAGGATGTCACTGCTGATGAGCTGCTCGAATCAAAAATCATTGATGAAGATCTGTACAAAGATCTAAATACAGGAAAGGTCACAGTGAATGAAGTAAGTGAAATGGACTCGGTCCGGCAGTACCTAGAGGGGACCAACAGCATTGCAGGGGTGTATCTGCAGTCCACCAAGGAGACAATGAGCATTTATAAAGCCAAGTCCAAAGGCCTTCTGACCCCTGGTACTTCTCTGGTTCTGTTGGAGGCCCAGGCTGCCACTGGCTTTGTCATAGATCCAGTGAACAACAAGAAACTTTCTGTAGAGGAAGCTGTGACTGAGGGACTGGTTGGCCgtgagtggaaaaacaaacttctTTCAGCAGAAAGAGCAGTGACAGGATACAAAGATCCCTACACAGGAGGCATTATTTCTTTGTTCCAGGCCTTGAAAAAAGATCTCATTGTCAAAGACCATGGAATTCGCCTCCTTGAAGCACAAATTGCAACAGGCGGCATAATTGATCCAGTGCATAGCCATCGAGTGCCTGTACAGGTGGCATACCAAAGAGGCTACTTTGATGAGGAAATGAATCAGATTCTGTCTGACCCTGACGATGACACCAAGGGCTTTTTTGACCCCAACACCCAAGAGAATCTCACCTATCTCCAGCTGGTCGAGAGGTGTGTCAGAGATCCCATTACTGGCCTTAGCCTACTGGTCATTGTGAAGAAGGGAGAGTTCTACTTCTTTGTTGATGAGGCAACAAAACTCATTCTGAAAtctacaacaacaaccagaGCAGGAGGGAAATACCAAGGAAAGACTGTGTCTCTGTGGGATCTGCTTTATTCTAAATACAtcacagaagagaagagaagagaactCGTTCAGCAGTACAAGTCTGGAGCTATCACAATTGAACGCTTCCTGGAGATAATACTGACAATCATTCAACAGCAGACCACAACCTCAACATCCTCAATAATCACCTGCCAAGcaccagaaaaaacaacagagagcagcaaaacaaaaactaccaTCACCACTACCACAGTCACAGAGACAAGTCAGACCACAAATTTCCATGGGATCAGGAAGGATGTCACTGCTGATGAGCTGCTCGAATCAAAAATCATTGATGAAGATCTGTACAAAGATCTAAATACAGGAAAGGTCACAGTGAATGAAGTAAGTGAAATGGACTCGGTCCGGCAGTACCTAGAGGGGACCAACAGCATTGCAGGGGTGTATCTGCAGTCAAGTGAAGAAACCATGAGCATTTATGAAGCCAAGTCCAAAGGCCTTCTGACCCCTGGTACTTCTCTGGTTCTGCTGGAGGCCCAGGCTGCCACTGGCTTTGTCATAGATCCAGTGAACAACAAGAAACTTTCTGTAGAGGAAGCTGTGACTCAGGGACTGGTTGGCCgtgagtggaaaaacaaacttctTTCAGCAGAAAGAGCAGTGACAGGATACAAAGATCCCTACACAGGAGGCATTATTTCTTTGTTCCAGGCTTTGAAAAAAGATCTCATTGTCAAAGACCATGGAATTCGCCTCCTTGAAGCACAAATTGCAACAGGCGGCATAATTGATCCAGTGCACAGCCATCGAGTGCCTGTACAGGTGGCATACCAAAGAGGCTACTTTGATGAGGAAATGAATCAGATTCTGTCTGACCCTGACGATGACACCAAGGGCTTTTTTGACCCCAACACCCAAGAGAATCTCACCTATCTCCAGCTGGTTGAGAGGTGTGTCAAAGATCCCATTACTGGCCTTAGTTTACTCCCACTGCATAAATAG